The DNA segment GAGTACCAAGGGAACGGTGGTCCGTAAGTGCGACGCAGATACCCTTCTGCAGGGCGGTGACACGTTGTTTATCAAGTCATCGAATGAAGAATGTCTGGCAAAACTAATCGATGAAGGGCAAATCGAATCGGTAGCGTTACCAGCGGTATTGCCTAAAGAAGTTCATCTTGCGGAACTCATTATCCCACCGCGTTCGGAATTTATTGGACGTACGGTGCGGGACGTAGAGTTTTTTCGCTTGTATGGAACGATGGTGCTTGCGCTGCATGACGGAACGCAACCGGCCAGCACACGAACTTCGGACACTCCGCTTACTTCGGGCGACACCTTGTTGGTCGCCGCCGATGCCCCCGCTTTGGAAAGATTAAGGAAATCGCGGAACAACGTTTTGCTGGTCAGCGAACAGGAGGAACCGCCGGAGACACCGCTGGCTCCAGCGGCCCGTTGGGTTGTCGTGATCCTTGTTGGAATGTTGGTCGCGATGAGTTTTGGGATCGTCGCAAACGTGACCGCCGTTCTTGTCGCCGCTACGCTGATGGTGATTGTCGGTGCGTTTCGTGGGACGAATGTTTACCAAAGCGTCAATTGGGAAAGCATTGTGATGATCGCGTCGGTGATGCCGCTCGCCACGGCGTTGCAAAAGACCGGAACGCTTGACCTAGTCGTTAGTGTGATCGTGGAGAGCCCAGGACTAACGAATCCATTGGCATTATTGCTACTTCTGTTTGCGGTCACGTCGCTGCTAAGCCAAGCGATCTCGAACACCGCGACCAGTGTGCTGATTGCTCCACTCGCACTCGAGTTGGCGGAGCGGCTTGATGTGTCACCGTATCCATTGCTGATGGGGGTTGCGCTGGCTGCGTCAACCGCTTTTGCCACTCCCGTTGCATCGCCGATCAATGCTTTGGTCGCTGGAGCAGGGAGGTATCGTTTTGGCGATTTTTTGAAAGTTGGCGTGCCGCTTCAAGTGCTGATTCTTCTTGCGACACTCGCCTGCGTCCCGTTTCTGTTTCCTTTCAGTCCGTAGCCGTGGCCACAAGATCCGGGGGGGCGATCTGTGAAGCTGTGTTTACTTTTCCCGTGAAGTGGGCACTTGGTAAGTCGGGGGCGATGCTATTGGTTAAACCCTGGTGTCTGCCCTAAGTTAGCTGGTCGAGTTCTAAGAACTGGATAAACTGAGGGTATCTGTCGACCGACAGCTTTCGTCAAATTCGGCTGTCGATTTGTATTGCAGCGTTGAGGTAGGCGTTGACCGTGGAAAGGTCGTATTCGTAAATTGCTTTAAGGGGACAGATTAGTGAAGACGATTGTGGTTGCTACGGATTTCTCGGAACGTTCGGATCGCGCCATTCGGCGAGCAACGTTGCTGACGC comes from the Roseimaritima multifibrata genome and includes:
- a CDS encoding SLC13 family permease encodes the protein MTTDIWIVTCVLLATIIAFVLDRFRLDVVAFVSLLALLLTGILTPTEATAGFSNSLVLMIAGLFVVGGAILASGIADLAGRWLGQVGGTSTVRLTATVMLASALLSAFLSSTGTVAVMLPVVLSLCRRAEVSPSKLLIPLAFGASLGGMLTLIGTPPNMVVNQELRDAGLEPFEFFSFAPAGILMLALGIVFMCTIGTRLLPKMRTSAEDATRHQGYVSRPELIHSYAVDDKICEIRIPRKSKFAGRTLRDLGLRTNFQFNALAVSTPSTKGTVVRKCDADTLLQGGDTLFIKSSNEECLAKLIDEGQIESVALPAVLPKEVHLAELIIPPRSEFIGRTVRDVEFFRLYGTMVLALHDGTQPASTRTSDTPLTSGDTLLVAADAPALERLRKSRNNVLLVSEQEEPPETPLAPAARWVVVILVGMLVAMSFGIVANVTAVLVAATLMVIVGAFRGTNVYQSVNWESIVMIASVMPLATALQKTGTLDLVVSVIVESPGLTNPLALLLLLFAVTSLLSQAISNTATSVLIAPLALELAERLDVSPYPLLMGVALAASTAFATPVASPINALVAGAGRYRFGDFLKVGVPLQVLILLATLACVPFLFPFSP